In the Drosophila takahashii strain IR98-3 E-12201 chromosome 3R, DtakHiC1v2, whole genome shotgun sequence genome, one interval contains:
- the LOC108056925 gene encoding uncharacterized protein, which produces MSSKGCLIFQLIVFLYLVAEITSRFEFTNVKCTSLDKEFGDFEHCFLKSVNRSYKYLSVKFNLRKTPVTKVNLAMFKRYNGYRPFMYNITVDACRFLRNRKSSPVINFWFNIVENYSNLNHLCPFNHDISLEKLPVATVNFQVTDVLPFPEGDYLIETHWMPYDIKKAVLKLYGTLS; this is translated from the exons ATGTCTAGCAAAGGGTGTTTAATTTTTCAGCTAAttgtttttctatatttagtcGCTGAG aTAACTTCTAGATTTGAGTTTACCAACGTCAAGTGCACCAGTTTGGATAAGGAGTTTGGCGATTTTGAACATTGTTTTCTGAAGTCGGTAAATCGAAGCTATAAATATCTGTCGGTCAAGTTTAATCTACGCAAGACTCCGGTGACTAAA gTAAATTTAGCTATGTTCAAACGATACAATGGCTATCGACCTTTTATGTACAATATTACTGTGGATGCCTGTAGATTCCTTAGAAACCGAAAATCAAGTCCAGTCATCAACTTTTGGTTTAACATTGTCGAAAACTACtcgaatttaaatcatttgtgTCCTTTTAAT catGATATATCATTAGAAAAGCTTCCAGTCGCAACTGTGAACTTCCAAGTTACAGATGTGCTGCCTTTTCCCGAGGGAGATTATCTAATCGAAACCCATTGGATGCCGTACGATATTAAGAAAGCAGTGCTAAAATTATATGGCACTCTCtcctaa
- the Sox100B gene encoding transcription factor Sox-10 isoform X3: MNAFMVWAQAARRVMSKQYPHLQNSELSKSLGKLWKNLKDSDKKPFMEFAEKLRMTHKQEHPDYKYQPRRKKARIMPNQQMGGEGGSPGPEMTLSAQQGNSGKPRSSNSNGQRRGGGKSNAAGLTNCPLTISNTNMNSSGSSSSADVFSNEAFMKSLNSACAASLMEQGLIEAGLDSPCSTASSMSSLTPPSTPYSGASSSGGAKSSAAAVAPAAGNNSSLLLRQLSEPVANAADYGVLLEAGREYVALGEVNYQGQGQSAQEMDFLEGINGYGGYNASRVSYPGYSYPTNGGQGHFEEQTQASQPGGALNYKPTGEAAATTTDIDPKEIDQYLMDQMLPMTQHHHHHPLHPHHHPLHHPLPLHHSPPLNSSASLSSACSSASSQQPVVEYYDHLGYSPVASVSVAASSQQTPNFGPQQPYASGGLTPTLGDPAPQQQQELQSQQQEQQQQHQNPSQHHLWGTYTYVNP; the protein is encoded by the exons ATGAACGCCTTTATGGTTTGGGCCCAGGCAGCTCGACGGGTGATGTCCAAACAGTATCCGCATCTGCAGAACTCGGAGCTAAGCAAATCGCTGGGCAAGCTGTGGAA AAATCTAAAGGATAGTGATAAGAAGCCCTTTATGGAGTTTGCCGAGAAGCTTCGGATGACGCACAAGCAGGAGCACCCGGACTACAAGTACCAGCCGCGGCGTAAAAAGGCGCGTATAATGCCCAACCAGCAGATGGGCGGCGAAGGGGGATCCCCTGGACCAGAAATGACTTTGTCCGCCCAACAGGGAAACTCCGGGAAGCCAAGGAGCAGCAACTCAAATGGCCAGAGACGTGGGGGCGGAAAATCAAATGCAGCTGGCCTTACCAACTGCCCCTTGACCATCTCGAATACGAATATGAACTCCTCCGGCTCCTCTTCCTCCGCGGATGTGTTCAGTAATGAGGCCTTCATGAAATCCCTGAACAGTGCCTGTGCGGCCAGTTTGATGGAGCAGGGTCTCATCGAGGCTGGACTGGATTCGCCCTGCTCCACGGCCAGTTCCATGTCCTCGCTGACGCCCCCGTCGACGCCCTACAGTGGAGCCTCCTCCTCGGGAGGAGCAAAATCCtctgcagcagcagttgcaccCGCTGCAGGAAATAACTCGAGTCTTTTGCTGAGGCAACTAAGTGAGCCGGTTGCAAATGCTGCTGATTATGGAGTGCTACTCGAGGCGGGCAGGGAATATGTGGCCCTAGGTGAGGTCAATTACCAGGGGCAGGGGCAGTCAGCTCAGGAAATGGACTTTCTGGAGGGCATAAATGGATATGGTGGCTATAATGCGAGCAGGGTGAGCTACCCTGGCTACTCCTACCCCACAAACGGAGGACAGGGGCACTTTGAGGAGCAAACGCAGGCGTCACAGCCCGGTGGAGCCTTAAATTACAAGCCAACGGGAGAGGCAGCTGCCACCACCACCGACATCGATCCCAAGGAAATTGACCAGTATCTCATGGATCAAATGCTGCCCATGACGCAgcaccaccatcatcatccGTTGCACCcacaccaccacccactgcaCCACCCCCTCCCACTGCACCACTCGCCGCCATTGAACTCCTCCGCCTCGCTTTCATCGGCCTGCTCCAGTGCCAGCTCACAGCAACCGGTGGTGGAGTACTACGACCACTTGGGCTACTCCCCCGTAGCCTCGGTCTCAGTCGCAGCCTCCAGCCAGCAGACCCCGAACTTTGGCCCCCAGCAACCATATGCCAGTGGAGGACTGACCCCCACCCTGGGTGACCCTGctccacagcagcagcaggagctgcAATCCCAACAGcaggaacagcagcagcagcaccagaaTCCATCGCAGCATCATCTGTGGGGCACTTACACTTATGTCAATCCCTAA
- the Sox100B gene encoding transcription factor Sox-10 isoform X2: protein MERKSSKPKRAPTDRKKEHIKRPMNAFMVWAQAARRVMSKQYPHLQNSELSKSLGKLWKNLKDSDKKPFMEFAEKLRMTHKQEHPDYKYQPRRKKARIMPNQQMGGEGGSPGPEMTLSAQQGNSGKPRSSNSNGQRRGGGKSNAAGLTNCPLTISNTNMNSSGSSSSADVFSNEAFMKSLNSACAASLMEQGLIEAGLDSPCSTASSMSSLTPPSTPYSGASSSGGAKSSAAAVAPAAGNNSSLLLRQLSEPVANAADYGVLLEAGREYVALGEVNYQGQGQSAQEMDFLEGINGYGGYNASRVSYPGYSYPTNGGQGHFEEQTQASQPGGALNYKPTGEAAATTTDIDPKEIDQYLMDQMLPMTQHHHHHPLHPHHHPLHHPLPLHHSPPLNSSASLSSACSSASSQQPVVEYYDHLGYSPVASVSVAASSQQTPNFGPQQPYASGGLTPTLGDPAPQQQQELQSQQQEQQQQHQNPSQHHLWGTYTYVNP, encoded by the exons gGCACCCACGGACCGCAAAAAGGAGCACATCAAGCGACCTATGAACGCCTTTATGGTTTGGGCCCAGGCAGCTCGACGGGTGATGTCCAAACAGTATCCGCATCTGCAGAACTCGGAGCTAAGCAAATCGCTGGGCAAGCTGTGGAA AAATCTAAAGGATAGTGATAAGAAGCCCTTTATGGAGTTTGCCGAGAAGCTTCGGATGACGCACAAGCAGGAGCACCCGGACTACAAGTACCAGCCGCGGCGTAAAAAGGCGCGTATAATGCCCAACCAGCAGATGGGCGGCGAAGGGGGATCCCCTGGACCAGAAATGACTTTGTCCGCCCAACAGGGAAACTCCGGGAAGCCAAGGAGCAGCAACTCAAATGGCCAGAGACGTGGGGGCGGAAAATCAAATGCAGCTGGCCTTACCAACTGCCCCTTGACCATCTCGAATACGAATATGAACTCCTCCGGCTCCTCTTCCTCCGCGGATGTGTTCAGTAATGAGGCCTTCATGAAATCCCTGAACAGTGCCTGTGCGGCCAGTTTGATGGAGCAGGGTCTCATCGAGGCTGGACTGGATTCGCCCTGCTCCACGGCCAGTTCCATGTCCTCGCTGACGCCCCCGTCGACGCCCTACAGTGGAGCCTCCTCCTCGGGAGGAGCAAAATCCtctgcagcagcagttgcaccCGCTGCAGGAAATAACTCGAGTCTTTTGCTGAGGCAACTAAGTGAGCCGGTTGCAAATGCTGCTGATTATGGAGTGCTACTCGAGGCGGGCAGGGAATATGTGGCCCTAGGTGAGGTCAATTACCAGGGGCAGGGGCAGTCAGCTCAGGAAATGGACTTTCTGGAGGGCATAAATGGATATGGTGGCTATAATGCGAGCAGGGTGAGCTACCCTGGCTACTCCTACCCCACAAACGGAGGACAGGGGCACTTTGAGGAGCAAACGCAGGCGTCACAGCCCGGTGGAGCCTTAAATTACAAGCCAACGGGAGAGGCAGCTGCCACCACCACCGACATCGATCCCAAGGAAATTGACCAGTATCTCATGGATCAAATGCTGCCCATGACGCAgcaccaccatcatcatccGTTGCACCcacaccaccacccactgcaCCACCCCCTCCCACTGCACCACTCGCCGCCATTGAACTCCTCCGCCTCGCTTTCATCGGCCTGCTCCAGTGCCAGCTCACAGCAACCGGTGGTGGAGTACTACGACCACTTGGGCTACTCCCCCGTAGCCTCGGTCTCAGTCGCAGCCTCCAGCCAGCAGACCCCGAACTTTGGCCCCCAGCAACCATATGCCAGTGGAGGACTGACCCCCACCCTGGGTGACCCTGctccacagcagcagcaggagctgcAATCCCAACAGcaggaacagcagcagcagcaccagaaTCCATCGCAGCATCATCTGTGGGGCACTTACACTTATGTCAATCCCTAA